The Paramormyrops kingsleyae isolate MSU_618 chromosome 12, PKINGS_0.4, whole genome shotgun sequence region CTGTTATCAGTACCAAAGTTATAAAACAGaagcttattttttattattcatcgGTAATTTTTGTCCGTCTCATCCTTTGCACGAGCATGAATTGACGAGCCGTTAGCTGCCGCTGGTGATCGCTTAAGCGGAAGTAGTAACATTAGCTTGCAATTTAGCCTCGTTTAGTTTATactcattttttttaacttacctttatcttgcTGTTTTTTCTCTTCCTCTGATTTCTTCCGTTTTCTTTTCTCTGCACCAGAAAGATATGTCCTTTTTTGTGACATTATTAGTTGTTTTGCTGCAGTGACGCTGCTTCTTCAATGAATTTAAGTTAATTTACCTCAGGCATCGTAAGGCTGTCATACTCCAACTGTGCATGCATCCTGCAGCAGCCAGTTAAAATAATATtgcgttgttttttttaattgaaaaatgGATTTCATTACCAATATGATATCAACtgaaatattaaacatatataaatgaaaaaatcaaaataaaaaacgaTGTAATTTCATGTACTCTTGGGGGCCccgtggccaccagggggcagccgCTTAGTTCGCTTATGCCTTGGGCCGGCTCTGCTATGACGACCAATAGCAGAGCCAGAAATCACAGCGTGGGTGGGTCAGCAGAAAATCAGGCCAATTCACATCATAATCACACTACAGACTCAACTaccatacatttacagtattttcagtttttaaatgacctgTGGCATCACTAAGACCACATTaataaagagagagaaaaatctGCTTGTCTCTTAACAGCACATTTCCTCCAACTGATCTAACGACACACACATGTATCTGTCTGTCACAATCATTGCATTGTACTGTATGGCTCGCTTTGAGTGCTGAGGTGGGCCTGAGTTCCACATGGCTGCACCCAGGACTATCTGTGCCAGCATGGTAGGTGACAGCTGGACATGTTTCTATTAATGACATGATCAAGTCATTAAGTTCAATCAAGTCATTTGAGTTGAGGTAACGTTAGTCATGTTGACCTTGAATGTGACAGATTGCAGGCTGCCCCAGTTATAAAGCAGATTGCATTTGATAAAGCCAAATTAGTGCAAACCCTTCTCGAACCCATACAGAGTACAATACAGTGCctgcagtttgaaaaaaaatgccTTAACATGACAGAGTACTCCACAGAACATGGCCTGATGCTGATTGGACTATGATATTCAGATGCAAGGCAAACTGTCTACGTTAGAGTAACTGTCTACGCTAGAGTAACTGTCTACATTAGAGTAACGGTGTGGTAGATAATTCCCTCCCTTTCCCACTCTGGTCGTGCGTCGTCTGGTCGCCCTAAGGAACAGACTGCCCCTGCTTTAAAGGATGATACATGAATAtgaaaatcaccaaatacatgCGTTAAATCAAACAGCACATAATATACTGGGTTCACCGTCCAATCAAACAAACAATTACTGCAGTCAGCTAAGAGCTGCTAATGATCGTACTTACAGCAGTAATAGCAGTTATCTAGGTACAGAATGACTTCCTGCAGGTACTTGcactctgcatgttctccccatgtcatgtgagtCTCCTCTGGTTACTCCAGGCCTCTACTGGGTCCAAAAACGTGGACAGGTGCCTTCTGGGATGGGTTTGACCCCATAGTTGATAAGTGATTGAAATCTTGTTTCCTGTGTCTTTGTAACATATGACAATGGATTCTCTGACCTGAAACAAGAGTTAACACAACTTATTCAAACATGTCATCCATGATACCATAAGTATGCTTTCCCGATTAAAAATGTGCCATTTTAACAGTATGATTTAATATTTCTAGCTAATTATTGTTCCTTGTTCTGCTTCTACAAAACTATGAGAGATTTGTATCCACTAATCGCTTGACGTGCATTAAGTGTTGAATATCTGGATGAGGTGTTCAATTgaatgctgtgcctgtgatcagaaggttgtgggttccaaTCCTAAGATTATGAGAGTCATTTCACCATTGGGTACTTAAGCCAGTGTCTCTCGAATCAGTGAATcgagtccatgtttttgctctctctcagttcactgagagttgggagggagcaaaaacctggaccgtctcagtcattgtcatcatcatcatctcgaCTGGTCAGCTGTTTGGAGGAGATAAAGGAGTGGATGGGCCACAATTTTCTCCAGCTAAATAGTTCTAAAACTGAGGCCATCATGATAGGTACCCCCCACCAGGTTAAATCTTCATCCATAACCAGTATCACTTTCTCCGGTCATAATATTCCTCTTTCCTCATCAGTCACTAACCTTGGTGTTAAACTGGACTCCCACCTCACCTTTGAATCTCATATAAATCACCTTTGCAAGGTCTCCTTCCACCATCTTCGTAATATTGTCAAACTCCGACCTACTCTCACTCTACCAGATGCTGAAAAGTTGACCCATGCTTTTGTTTCCTCCAGACTGGATTATTGCAATGCTCTTCTCATTGGGATTCCTAACAAGAGTCTCCAGAGGCTTCAATACATTCAAAATTCTGCAGCCAGGATCCTGATGAGAGTACGGAAATATGAACATATCACTCCCATTCTGCATTCACTTCATTGGGTTCCAGTTTCCACCAGGATTGAATATAAGATTTCTCTTCTCACCCATCAATGTATCTATGGAAATGCCCCTCCCTACCTCAAAGAACTACTCATTCCACAAACCACGACTCGTTCCTTTCGCTCTTCCTACTCAAACCGACTTCAAATACCCAGAACCAGATTAAGCACCATGGGGGATAGGGCTTTCTGTGCTGCTGCTCCTCGTCTGTGAAATGCTCTCCCTGACACTTTGAGGGCATCGCAATCTACTGACAgttttaaaagttattaaaccTTCTCAtagtaattgtttttttaatcttctttcttttaaaatcttAGTCTTGATAAGtcctttttgtttcttttgcttTTTGATTCTGtaagcactttgagatttttgGTAATGTAAAATgcagtataaataaaatgtattattattataattaccgTCTGGGGGGCCCCAAGGACtggcttgagaaacactgacttaaGCAAGGCTATTAACTCTAATTGCTCATGGTGCTCTGCTTTCTCAAAGAGTTATTGTTATTACTTATGTAACTCCTGCACTGCCAATTTTGCAATAAAAAAGGACATGGACGCCTTGCAAACcttatatttcaacccctgtattagcttagtcatatcatcttctttgtttgactcatctgagTTTttcctttggcttactcaatggggggtccttacgaggcagaaatgtaaagcgcattgagacaatgtaatgttgtgataatgcgctatatacaGGGTTCGAATTACAAAGTGGCTTTCGGGGAAGCCGTATTTACCGATCCTCCCTGACTGACTTTAACGCTTTTGGTGCATGTTCGggcatttaaaacaataggtTTACAGTAAACCTATTGTTTACTTAGTAAACCGTTTACTTCAAAACGCAAGCGTCAGTCAGTGTTGTCAGTGTTAGGGCAAACAGCTCTGTCCACGGTTCTGAATCAACCGCGCTTAGGCCTACATCATGCAAATCATGATGAAAACAGAATAACTCACATaacaatcataaaaaaatacatcaatattAAATAGGATTAGGGCCAATCCTCACAAACGCACAGATCAAGTAAGTAATTCCATGATTCTTACCTTAAATCAGAAGTGACCACAGAGGCCTGGGGTCTTCTGTCTTTGCTTTCCGTCCTGTAACCCAGGATGTTGAGGGTCGGTGACTGTCCCGATGCTTGTAAATCTTTTTCCGCAGGTTATTCTGTGACTCGCTGCTGACctctccattcatccattcctCTGACAGATGTACTCCCGTTGCTCTTTCGGCGAGCAACAGGCTTTTTGCCTCCATGCATACTGTACATCCTAACTTCTGATTTTTGGAGTAGAGCCATGTATTCCTGATTCTCCACTCACTCCATTGCTTTGTTGTCCAGTTGAAAGGTGTTGCATGATCGCCTGGTCCGCTGCAGGTCGCAGCGGTGGTTTCTGGCGCCAAAGTCTCGCTATCCTCGGTGCTGGTGCTGTCACTAGAAGCAACTTTTAGCGGCGGCAGCGGCGGTAACACCGGCAAGCTAGTTGTAGCTGGtgcaaatgaagaaaaaaaaattctgaaccaaatagtgtcctaaaatattttatgtcaaccatccttacctggccacatccctccccccttttatggcgctgatggggatgtatctagatcgcgtttcaccgctgcgttgttcagcaaattaccatgcgaatgcgatttgaatacgcgctaatgcggctatttagaatgtgaatagcgatcttcgggtgacagcggtactacacgcccccgatgcaggtaaaacaaagtaaggtgacatggtttgattttttttatttatttttttatttaacgtaattttgaaaagacagaagccagcgttttttcattattctacattaagatttcagtgagatataaactgaaatagacgcgaaaagtacgctgtACAATGCACTCGAACCCAGAAGGTTAAAGCAcgtgagcagagcaatattcggaccataagacgcagggACTTTTTCCACCCacttctggggggaaaaaagtgcgtcttatggtccgaaaaatacggtaattTCAGTGCAGCGCCGCCACGCATGGATGGTCACAGCAGGAGACAGCGGAAAATAGTTTTCGGAAATAGTACTGTAATGAGCGAATAAACACACAACAttgacacatttttaatatcatCATTTATTTCAGGAACCTTAATGTACAGAAAATCAAAATCTATATGCGACACAAAAAATGGAAAGTGTTTTAGAGCTCCCCCTAAATGTCTCAAAGTAGGCTTTCAGGGGAGCCCAGGTCCCCTTAGctcccccgtaattcgaaccctggctatataaataaaattgaattgaatttaattgaattgaactgtTTAATAAGGTTGTCTGTAGGCTATTCAAAACGCAGGGAGCAGCCAAACTGTGATTTCATGGAAATTTTCAAAAAGGCATCAAGAAGgtaaaatacaaatattcaGAACTACATCTGAACAGCAATCTCTGCTAAGTCTGTCACAGACTAAAAATGCAACAGCTCTCCACCCTCATCCAAAGGGACGCCCCAGTGCGTGAGAAATACAACAACTTCTTTGCTCACTTTGATAGAGGAAGCAGTGAACCTGCCAGCAGGACCTCAGCATCTGAGAGCTGGGCCAGTCAATCATACAGGCTGTCTGAGAGTGAGCAGATACTGAACCTCCACACcagtcagacacacactgcacaggCTCAGTGAGTCAGGCTGGATGGAGTTTGGACTAATTGGACTCTTCCTCCCCAGAGACGtcttactgtatgtggaaaaacTGCTATCTGGCAAATGCTGCCCAAATGACAAGCCTAAAAAAACTTTTCCCACACAGCTGTAGCCAGACTGTCTCACTTCTCCGCcaatgtttggttacttatggttaaggttagggctgggtaggggttaaggttgtcatggtcggaattagggttttgcccatagaaatgaatggacgatCTCCACAAATATATGAGtacaggtttgtgtgtgtgtgtgtgtgtgtgtgtgggggggggggggtgttggggggatggggggggggtggggaagaagctgtttctCTGTCTATGTCCTGATGGTCTTCAATCTCTTGGCCGATGGAAGGGGGACAAACCTTAGTGGGTTAAGTCCTTGATAATTTTGCTGGTCCTCTTGAGTTGGCGGCTGATataaactgtatctaggttcaGGAGCCAGGCTTCCACAATCCTTGGTTTCCTGGCTCTCTTAAAGTCCACAACGATCTCCTTTGTTTTAGTAGCGTTGAGGACCAGGTGTTGACCCTCCACTCATCATCTCCTGATATCAGTCCCACTATGGGGGTGTCATCAGCGAACTTCACTGTAGTGTTAGAGGAGTGGATGGGTGTGCAGTCGTGAGTGAACAGggtgaatcagaatcagaatatctttattgtcattgtaatatGTACAAAGAAATTAGGTGCAGTCCTTGCGGTGTCAAAGAATTATACAATAAATTACATATGTGGCATATGGACTGAAGCAACGAGCAATGGTGGGCCTTTGATAACAGAAGGGATTGGCCTATGAGAAGGAGTGTCTGTCAGGGAGGGCACTAGATCAGGAAAGCTTGGGTGGTAGGGCCAAGCTGGGGGGCTGTAATGACACAGGTGAAGCTATGAGGGGAGATGGTGAGTGTGTCTCTGACACTCCAGATGGGGTTTTATTCACTGGCAGCTCGAGAGAAAGCTGAAGACAAAGTTACAAGTTACACATTTATCTACCAGACATTTACAAGAATTATTTCCAGTCAGCTGCTGGGATGTTCATCCCAGTCAGCAGAATCATTCTGGGCCGGATGTAGCCTGCATACACCATTTTCATCTGGCCCTCTGACGACATGGAATGAGCAGATCATTGCTGGTTTCCACTGGGACACTTCAGCCAGAAGAGGCACAAATGCAGATGCAGTTTCTGAATCTCACACAGAAATAATGCTTGTTAGGGCCACTTGACAGCCAGACCTCTCTGCAGTTAATTCCCAGCCCTGGTCAggcttcattcatttttatatcacATTCACCTAACCGCCTGAATGTCTTTAATTATTAAGGCTCAGTTTGGCTTCAACACAGACTACGGTAGAATCTACCAAGTATAGCTTAGTTAGAAGGTTAGTTACCCCTGATTCAGTCAGGTGGCTCCATTTGGTTTGAAAAACAGCCAATAGCAAACATGCAATGCGGCCAATGTTAATATCTGCTGTTCTGTATAGGAAACACCCAGtatggggggcgcccggtgcctccttccctgccttccttgggtgggcgcgcagccgtccggtggcgggggcccgggtacctggcagctgtggggcggctgggtccgtgacccgtcggggctctcccggccgtctgcgggccccagggcggtgttgttgtggcctcgcacacacactgggaatcattccatattaacctgcacactcatacatacactcacaacacacaaacatacacacatacacatatgcgtacacacacacatacacgtatgcgtacacacacgcacatacacgtacatatgcacacgcacacacatacacacactttcatatcaacacacatacacttagaatgcacacacacacagacatgcggcacacacacacactcacatacacgcacacacacaagagagcctagggctctcttcccctattttatccctctttccccttgtctgggtgtgtgtgtgtgtgagagtgtgtgtgaaagttggtgtgtggcttccactccctcctctctgaTGCAGATATgggtacgacgatatttagacagtgttcctggtggtctgcttatgcatatatatttattttctttcattggtattaacgtatttaattccagaagcagatactggcacaagcacattcccatgtcataatggtaccactggtttctttgtgtgtatactgtttgtgtgtgtccctggatcttatctttcagatacagcagctggtgtgatgatacggtgtaaagcagcaagatgcagaagctgtcctcttattactctttcctttttgttctactgtttgttatgtattatttctctttccctgtctctctctctctctgacccccctccttattttatttttatttttattatgtatttatttatttttctacttcctctatctctcacccctttctctcctttctcactttctctctctatctctttcccactaaccccccctgtcagctcagtctttgtggcgcattgacataaaaatgattaataaagagtatacctcaagtaacaagaggagcttaaatccgaagctccacttggcaaaataaaagtgttggcacaataaggcacccagactaacatcctgcttgctaaactgccggacacgacaagggagaaaatgcatcccagaatgcatccCTAGATTTGTCATTGATGTAGTGTCACGTTTGATGTCTTGCCCACATGTTCCTGCCTGCCTGTTgtggaataaaccccgtctgtcctGAGTCATGGCTCTGCGTGCCGACTTGACCGCCAGCTCGCTGCCCGGACGTGACACCATGTGACGTCAGTCCCAGAAAATTCTGTCCCGTCGTCTTCTTTGTGGTCAGTCTCATTTTGGTGCtttaaatgctaaatgtttCTTCTTTAATCTTCCATCCACCCCCTCTAGCCACCTGCAGACACACAACCCCTATAAAAGGTCGTGGTTCaactctgctggcctcagtttagctgCAGAAGCGACGCTGATCTTCACaaacgtccagtggaatcatgaagtcctgatcagatctctgccttcttcctcctgatgacagtgctgctgtcctccactctggctcctagtaagtctgcagcatctcacagcttttatcAGGACTTAAGATTCATTAAATGGGAACCAGGTAACAGACCCAACTATGAGTTTTTttggtgtgcattattttttatgtttatattcagagtagctgtatatattttgtatgtagcctatacatacattttctgttcttcatGTCTATCCAGAAGCCAAAACACCAGAAAAATGTTGTTTTACATACTTTTCTGGAAGACTGAGGATGGACCTGATAGCTGGATATGAAGAGACCAGAGGGGACTGCAGTAAACCTGGAATTAagtaaatatttactttattcatGTACTGTTTTGAAGTATTACTGCTTTGGAatttaatgtttgttgtgtGCAAAATGTCTATAACAGAATTGACTTGTATTTCAGGATCAGATATATATGGAGAAGGATTCTAACAAGTGACAAACAGAcccatgtcattttttttttcattttcggATTTCACACCAAAAAGGGCAATGAAGTGTGTGTCGATCCCGGAGCTCACTGGGTTCAGGGGGTGAAGAAAAGGCTGGACCAGCGCTTCTTTCAGTAATGCCTCCTTCCTGCCTggcaaaatatgaaaaacaattttatgaaattacatttcagccacttttttattctcctataatattttttcctgtcatCTTTTGCTGCATAATATACCTCAGTATctttaatttgtcattttttaaaacagtagcCTAATTCTCCTGTAACTTTATTTCCTATCTTCCAAATCGTATATATTTTAACtgcatattattgtttaatatCTAAAGTTTTATTTAGCCAGTAGTTAAATTTGAgttgcacatatactgtattgcaAGCTTTTTACTAAATAAAGACTATTGAAAGGTTATGGTTcaggtttttcatttaaatcgtttaatttgcaaaaaataacattcttgGTTGGGGAGCATGTGGAAAAAACAGTAAGAGAAATATACAATGTAagaatgaataatgtaaatgtatgcatgGAAAACAGACACATAGATCAAAAAAAATCATCAGGAGGAGGCttctgggattgctgtagaggctgctgggattgctgggattgctgtactcatagatatatatatagaatgacTAGATGTGTTATGACGAGGTCTAGAGCGTCCGCACAGGTCGGCCATCTTACCACAGGCTGGCTTTCTGGCGGGATCATTCGAACCTGAGGTAAACGGAGGTAAGGTAAGTGACCTGCACAAACGTTAATACTcttatctcgctgaaatcttgaTGGATTTACAAACTGTGTGTTTTCTTACAAACATTATTAACATGGTTATAGTTCTGGATGCTTGAACATGTTGAAATCGCAGCTTTTCTCctcgaaaaaaaaaactgacttaaTCGTGCAGTTTAGTTGTGTATCACGCCTAGCTAGGCTACTAGCTATCCAGTAATTTGGGGCGAGGCAGAATTACGCTTTCTTTTCAATATAatacacacattataaacatgattTAACTGAATTTACTGTCTGGTTGGTTTGTTAAAACGTCTTACATTATGATTTCTACAGGAAATTGCTGACAAGATGCCAGACTTTTGTGCCGCCTATGGCTGCTGTAACCGCCGTTTGTCTCGAAACGAGAACCCGAGGGATCACCTTTCACCTGTAGGATGTTACaatattatgaattatttttaggATAATCGTTAGTTACTTAGTGGAAGTATGTACATATTACATAATAGTATTGCTAGATTGTTGTTGACACAAGGTttagaatattttatttaacgTACATAATCACTGAATGTTTGAATATAGTTTGTGTGTTTATCTTATTCTTgaagtacatacatacatgcttaCATACAGTTACCCCAACATATGATAATCTAGGTGTTTACTTGTGTCCTTGGCCTTAAATGgaaagatggatttaaaatgttGACAATAATTGATATATCTGGGTACATTTCTCACTTTTGTAAGGTTTCCCAAAtccagagagaggaggaggaagtggGAAGTTGCCCTAAGAAGGGACGGTTTTGCTGCCACTGACAGGACACTGATCTGCAGTGAGCACTTCAAGACCGAGGACTTCGACAGGACCGGGCAGACTGTGCGGATTAAAGATGGTGTTGTgccatccattttcagcttCCCAGCATATCTTCAAAGGGTATGTCCATCACTGACCAAAAATAATTTAAGGTGTATAAGACTGATATATCAATATACACGTGATTAAATGTGATCCGTTTTTGTTTCTGCAAGGTATACAATTTGTTGTTTATTACAGCACATTTAGACACTCAAAACTACTTTATTTTAGTCAGTAGCAATAAGAAGCACAACAACTTCAAGACAACTAGAAGACAACCTGCCAATGGACTTGATGCCTGATGTAAGTATTTGCAAGTGAAATGTCACAACTAATGATAGCATCATATAGGTAAGGGATAATGTATAGAATGCCGGTCATTATTGGGAAAATAAGTCCCGACAGGGTGAACAGGACCCCGACACACAGCGGAGGGACTTATTCCCAATAATGACCGGCGTTCtatacattatcccgcttattacacggctactttcCAAAACGAAACAATAAACTCTCCACGATATGACTCTTTAGCCTACATAGCCTAGGCTATAGCCTATTTGTTACCATTCATCGTGGCTTTTGCTGAGAAACAAATAGATTACAGATTTAACATAGGCTTGAATGTTGGGAAGGCCCATTCAAGTGAATGGAACTTTCTGCAGCCCTCTGAAAAGCCGTGTAATAACTTGTAATATTAAATCCTTTATCTTGGTGGTACCCAGAAAGGTCTATGATGGTGTTAGTAGTCTATGAGCCCAGTATTATTTGAGGTGGTactctgttaaaaaaaagtttgaaaacTACTGGCTATCTCACTTTCTCTGTCACTCCTACACTAGAATGAATAAACATTTGTGAACATCGAAACTACACCCAGGGGTAGACAACCTTTACATTTTGTGTCCAGAGCCACAACACATATTTTTGCCTTACAAGTGGAGAAGCCTATACAATTTCTTAAAAGTAtgctgttgtgttgtttgttgaaGAACTGTAGAACCCAAAAATGTATTCAGGCTCGCAGAATTGAGATTGAATTGAAGATTGAATTCTTGAAAAAAAAGTTGTTATTATTTTGCCAATACAACAGGGAGCAACTGCAgagaggagagtgaggaggtTGAGGCACAAGCGGGAGCGCAAGCTGCAGGCCACTGAGCACTTGTATGCATTGCCTGCTTCCCCTAAGGCTATAAAGGCCAAATTGCAACAGGCCTTAGTGAGACAGAGGAAACTGCAGCGGGAGAAGAGTAATGCCTTGAGGAGAGAGAAGAGGGCCAAGAACAACATGCAGGCTCTTCTGGAGGAACTGAAGGAGAAAAATCTCATCAACGAAGAGCTGAAAGACAGGCTTGAATGCTactcaggtaaaaaaaaaaatatatattccatTGAATATTTTGTGTATTATATGTTCTTTTTTGACTTCCTAGTTACTTTTAATAGACCTACTGAATCACTTTTGCTAATTGAATTTCAGATCTTCCGGTTCATCTCCTGTCGAGGCAGGGTGTAGAGTACACCAAGGCCCAGAGAGATTTTGCCCTTACGCTCCATCTGCATGGTCCAAAGGCATATAACTACCTGAGAGAGACTCTACATATTCACCTGCCACATCCCAGTTCAATGCAAAGGTATTCTATATGATGTCTACATTAACACTGAATTACATAAAGCACTACATACAAAATGATCATGAATGGTTAAATCACAGGCTGGCAATGATGATTAAAGGTGTCAAATATGTTGTTTAAAGGGGCGAACTGGGGAATGATCGGGTGAAAGTTACCCAAAGTCAAATGCAGAGATGTATAGTAACGAAGTAGAACTACTTCactactgtacttaagtactaaAAGGCCGTATCTGTACTCTACTggagtattgtttttttctcctactTCCACTTTTACTTCAGTACATATTTTCGATGAGTTTAATACTTTTACTCCGATAGATTTTTTATGTGCTGCATCGTTACTCGTtacaattataaaaatgttacgAACCATTCCAAACCCACATTATCACTGCCAGAGCAGTAGATGGCTCTGTCACAGGTTTGAATAAGCTGGCTCATCATTGAGCGAATCAGACGATCAAAGAAGACAGCGCTGCCTGCCTGCATTGAGAGCACTTTAGTTTGTTTTCGACATGGAAAACCCAGAAATTCCACCTTCAACTCCTTCACTTTCAACTGATCGTGGCGATGAGAAAGACCAGCCGTGGCCCTATTTAGAGTCCATGTTAGCATTTGTCGGAGTGAAAGACAATTCATATAGAATGAAGTGCTTACTCTGCCTCCCGAAAGATTGCGAAATAATGGCCTTCAGAAATTCACCGTCGAATTTGAAGAAACATATCAAGGtaagttaaaaataatataacacacaaaacacagcagTTTGAGCTATCCCTAAGCGCTAGATAAGTTAACTAACATTAGGTACGCGCGGTTCATAACATGCTGCGATGTTCACTTAACTAGCTGGCTATCATAAAGGCTGTCACGCTGAATGGTgtttttgatatatatatatatatgatgtctTTTGACTGCTTTCTTTAATAACTGCATAACACAatacttgtacttttactttcaGTATTTGAGtagtaaattttaaaataaactactTGCAATACTTAAGTACAAAAAATGTTGAATACTTTAGTACTTCCACTTAAGTATGGTGCTTAAAGAGCACTTCGACTTCTACTCAAGTCACTTTTTTGATAGAGCACTtgtacttttactcaagtctggGTCTCTAGTACTTTATACATCTCTGGTCAAATGGGTGTTACCATAATCATA contains the following coding sequences:
- the LOC140577735 gene encoding THAP domain-containing protein 6-like encodes the protein MAAVTAVCLETRTRGITFHLFPKSRERRRKWEVALRRDGFAATDRTLICSEHFKTEDFDRTGQTVRIKDGVVPSIFSFPAYLQRSVAIRSTTTSRQLEDNLPMDLMPDGATAERRVRRLRHKRERKLQATEHLYALPASPKAIKAKLQQALVRQRKLQREKSNALRREKRAKNNMQALLEELKEKNLINEELKDRLECYSDLPVHLLSRQGVEYTKAQRDFALTLHLHGPKAYNYLRETLHIHLPHPSSMQRYSI